A window of Lacibacter sediminis contains these coding sequences:
- a CDS encoding protein-glutamine glutaminase family protein, translated as MDEVLVPTLFDYLLSDTTHPDASVTKEEAEKLFTFFQNHSLFKWHDVHNNCEARADAVCVLLDAWKIPNYKGWVFSGAFLRNHIGGLKQLWNYHVCALLQVKEDDRITFYVIDPATSKQLQTLYDWAAAVTAYPHSYHLIKSADWYIFPAGKIWKDNWHQRDKQNTKWMIQGLAGINAVSPVGKARLCFNKNRIKATEERLKKLKAAKPTLFVG; from the coding sequence ATGGATGAAGTTTTGGTTCCTACACTTTTTGATTATCTCTTATCTGATACAACACATCCAGATGCGTCCGTAACAAAAGAAGAAGCGGAGAAATTGTTTACTTTTTTTCAGAACCATTCTCTCTTTAAATGGCACGATGTACATAACAATTGCGAAGCAAGGGCAGATGCTGTTTGTGTGTTATTAGATGCCTGGAAAATTCCAAATTACAAAGGCTGGGTGTTCAGTGGTGCTTTCCTCCGCAATCATATTGGCGGATTGAAACAGTTATGGAACTATCATGTTTGTGCATTACTGCAGGTGAAAGAAGACGACAGGATTACTTTTTATGTAATTGATCCGGCAACATCCAAACAATTACAAACACTTTACGATTGGGCTGCTGCTGTAACCGCTTATCCACATAGTTATCATCTCATTAAATCTGCAGATTGGTATATTTTTCCTGCAGGAAAGATCTGGAAAGACAACTGGCATCAGAGAGATAAACAAAATACGAAATGGATGATACAGGGGCTGGCCGGTATCAATGCTGTTTCTCCGGTTGGAAAAGCACGGCTTTGTTTTAATAAGAACAGGATCAAAGCAACCGAAGAACGATTGAAGAAATTGAAAGCAGCAAAGCCAACACTGTTTGTTGGTTAA